TCTTTTCCGCCACCAACAGCTCATCATCAAGTCGTACAGCAGCGCCCTGCAACCCTCCTGATTATCTTGTAGCAGTGTCACAAAACCCGATCTGTGCCCTTGACCACCCCAGCTCCACCATGGCCCTAAACGAGTCCGGAGTGATCCGTCGTCCCATAGACACGGAAGCGCAAgacagcaagcagcagcgccagaaCTTCGAAACGGCTCTTTATAAGGAGTGGCCCAATCACGCCGGAGTAAGGAAGAAACTCATCTCTTTCGCGTGCACCTAGCTATTGCTGACTCAACAACAGTttgagcacctcgacgagcatAGAGGCCCCGTGAAACTTCTTGTCAAGGGCAACATTCCCTCTTTTGCTGCTGGATCCCTGTACCGGACAGGACCAGGCCAGTCCGCCGTCGAAGACACTGCCCGTGGGACGCATTATGTGAGCCACTGGTTCGATGGTTTcgcccacacacacaaattcgacatcctcgccccggaggaggatggtggcGATACCACCGTTATTTACTCGTCTCGGCGTCAATCAGAAGAGCATGTCGCTGCCATTAAAAAGATTGGGTGGCGACACAGCACTTCGTTTGGCCAACGAGCAGACCCTTGCGTTGGCAGGTTTGCCAAGTTCATGAGCTTCTTCAAACCCCACCATGAGAACAACAGCGTCGTTGTCTTGACCAACGTGCCCGGTTTGCCAGATAAGCGCCCCGAAAACACAACGACCGGTCACCGTACGGGGACTCGGAATGTCTATCTTAGCACGGACAACGACGCGCTGCAAGAGATTGACCCCGACGCCCTTGAACCCCTTGGGTACACTAAGCAGGTGGCGCTTCACCCGGATCTCAAAGGCCCGCTTTCGTGCGCTCATGCCCAGAGAGATCCCGAGACGGGCGACTATTTCAACTTCAACATCGAGGTCGGCCGCAAGACCACGTACCGCGTATTCCGTGTCAACGCCGCGGTGGGCACCACAGACATTTTAGCCGCCATCACAGAGCCCGACTTGGCTCCAGCATATATCCACAGCTTCTTCCTGACAGAGAACTACGTTGTCTTGTGCGTCCCTTCGTCTCACTATGGATGGAGTGGGCTGAAAATTTTGTGGGAGAACAATTTGCTCGATGCCTTGAAGCCGTTTGACAAATCGCGACGGTGCAAGTGGTTCGTGGTAGATAGGCGGCATGACAAAGGGGTTGTTGCCCGCTTCTCGACGCCGGCTGGCTTCTTTTTCCACTCCATCAATGCTTTCGAAAAATGTGAGAAGGATGAGACCGGACAGGAACGCACGGTTCTCAACATGGACCTCACAATGTACGAAACGACGGACATAATGCTCGGGCTCTACTACGATGTCATTCTCGACAGAAAAGACGCGGCAAAGGCCTATTGGGAGAAGTGGGGTCACCAGAACTTGGCCACTCGGCATGCCAGGGTCCGGTTCCCGATGCCGACATGCCCTCAGACGGAACATGAaggggctgccgccgagggagAGGAGGTCCTTTCGATTCCGAGCCCCCACTCCGGCGAGCTGTCGACGATCCACCCGGGCAAGGCTGGGAAACCATATCGGTACGTCTACGGGGCAGGGTCGCGTGGGTTGAGTACGTTTATGGACTCGATCGTCAAGACGGATCTGAAAACGCGCGAGGCGGTGTTGTGGAGCGGTCCGCCGGCGCACTCGCCATGCGAGCCCATCTTTGTACCACGTCCGGGcggggcgagcgaggacgacggcgtcgtaTTGACGGTGGTCCTGGACGGTACGGCGCAGAGGTCGTATCTACTGTGCTTGGACGCGGCCACGATGGAAGAGGTTGGCAGAGCCGAAGCCGACTTTGCCATTGGCATTGGCTTCCACGGGCACCACGCGTCGGCACTATAACGCGcctctcgacggcggcgctgcgcgaggtAGCAGTGCCTGTACGGCCCTTGATTAGGTTGTTGATAGATTGATACCAGGATCGAGGTTGGAGGGGAAGCAGGTGTGGAAGGGGCCGGTTTTCTGTGCTCTCTTTGCCAGGCAGTCTTGCCATCTCCTATAGCTTTTTTGGAGCCCGTGTCAGTTTAAGCTTGCCCTCTGCAAATATAATACGAATACAGTGCTCGTCTGGTAAAAgttggccatggtggtggtgcgtgtTTAACACGGATGTCACCTTGATTTAGACTTGTCGGCAACTACCTACTTTGTACTTCGCACCTCGTAAACTAGAACTCTGTAGGGGAGAAAGAACCGAAGCCATGCATTCAAATTACAAATCCATGCCGATGCACGTCTAACATACGGAATGACAAATCCACCATATTTTCAGGTAGTGCACAGCATGCCCGAGTTTTGTGTCACGTTGGACGCGAACGTGCGTCTTACCCTAGACAGAGGGCGGGGGCTGACAAAATCATCATGGACTGACTTCTAGGCATCCatccgcctgcctgcccctccatcacAGGCAGTGCACCACTGCTTCTGCGTCATCGTGCTCCACCACAGCAACCTGTCGCTGGagctaccaccaccaccaccaccaccttgaCCGCGGCAGACGCGAGCTCCTGGCACGTCTTCTGTTGCATATCCCTTCACTCTGGTTAATTTACTACGCCAGACCGATAACTCGACGCCATTCCCCCGACAATGTCGTGCCCTCACCTGGAGTCTGCCGGTACGTTTGCTCTCTGACCCGTGGCACGCGCCCTCGGGCGGGTGCGGAGGCTGACGGGGAGACGTTGCAGGTCTCGCACCGCCGACTCCGGCTCAATCCGTGTACCGGGAGGACTGCACGCAATGCTTCGACTCCATTGTGCGTGCTCTGATCGCCCCGTTCGCGTCACTCCGCGCTGACTCGACGTGTCGTAGGACGACCCGAACGGGCTGGATGTCTGCCTCCAGTGCTTCAACGGCGGCTGTTCGGGCGACCGCCTGCACGCGCGGCTTCACAAGACCCTCTGGGGTCATCCGCTAGCCCTCAACATTCGCAGGACCCGAAAGACAGTGGTGCGAGACGAGCCGCCTCCGAAGATGTCCAagctcgccatcgccgccgagaccgaGGCAGACCGCTACGACacggcccttgccgccaagTGCCTCGAGTGCAACACTGAGCTCGACATTGCCAGCCCCAAGCTGGCGCCCATAGTCGACGGAATTATGAAGGCCAACACCTTTTCGCGCAAGGAAGAGGTCAAGGCTTGGGAGCAGGAGCTCACGAGCTGCGAGCATATTCTCCTACTACAGCAGCACGAGCCGCGCCGCATAGAGCAGGGAGACTTGGGCCACTGCTCCAAGTGCGACCTCAAGGAGAACCTCTGGCTGTGTCTGGAATGCGGTAACCTGGGCTGTGGACGGAAACAAATGGGAGGCGTCGATGGCAACTCACACGCGCTGAGCCACTCGGACGAgtccggccacggcgtcgccgtcaagctcGGGTCCATCACCCCCGAGGGCACCGCCGACATCTACTGCTACAAgtgcgacgaggagcgcgtcgacgatAACCTCGGCCTGCATCTCGCGCACTGGGGGATCATGCTTGCGGAGCGCCAAAAGACGGAAATGAGCCTGACGGAAATGCAGATCGAGCAGAATCTCAAGTGGGACTTTAGTATGACGACCGAAGACGGCAAGGACTTGAAGCCTCTCTGCGGACCAGGCCTCACCGGTCTGAAGAATCTCGGCAACAGCTGCTACCTGGCCAGCATGGTCCAGTGTCTCTTCGACATGCCGTCTTTCCGCGAGCGATACTACCGGCCCGCCGACCAACTTCCGGTGGTGCAGGAGCCGGCCGCTGACCTGGAGACGCAGCTTCGCAAAATGGCTGACGGACTTTGCTCTGGGCGCTACGCGAAACCGGATGACTCGGTGATTGCTGAGTCGGAAGTCCGGTACCAAAAGGGCCTGACGCCCGCTATGCTCAAGCATCTCATCgggcgcggccacgacgagtTTTCCACCATGAGACAACAGGATGCGCTAGAGTTTTTGCAGCACTTATTCAAGCTGATAACAAGGTCGAAGCATGACGAAGGCCTCGGCGACCCTACTACGCCGTTCCGCTTTGTTTTGGAGCAGAGGCTGCAGTGTCTGGGCTGCCGCAAGGTCAAGTATAGCACGACCGAGCAGGACAACGTTTTCATCGACGTGCCGTTGGAAAAGCTGCCCAAGGCAGAGGGAGCCGAGGACCTTGGTGATAAGTACAAGGCTGTGACACTCAAGGAGTGCCTCGACACCTTCACCGGTGCGGAAAAGGTCGAGCTGACGTGCTCCGCGTGTGGCAACAAGGATGGCTTTACGAAGCAGTCCCTCTTTAAGACCTTTCCAGAAGTGCTCGTTCTCAACGCGAGGAAGATGACGGTGGTGAACTGGGTGCCGATCAAGGTGGACGTGCCAGTCATTGTCCCTGATGAGCCGTTCCTGCTGGACAGCTATCAGTCCAAGGGACTGCAGCCTTCCGAAGAGCTACTTCCCGATGAACCCGAGGCCCAAGCCCCAGCATTCGTGCCAGAACCGACGGCACTGGCACAGCTTGAGGGGATGGGCTTCCCGCGGAACCGGTGCGAGAAGGCTCTGCACGCCACGGGCAACTCGGACGCCAACGCTGCCATGGAATGGCTCTTTGGCCACATGGAGGACCCGGACATCGATGCGCCTCTCGACCTCGGACAAGGCGGTGGCCCCGCGGCTGGTGTGGCGGACCCGGAGAAGATTGAGATGCTGGGGGCCATGGGCTTTGGCGCGCCAcaggcgaagaaggcgctcaaggaaacgggcggcgacgttgagCGTGCCGTCGAGTGGCTGTTTAGCCACCCCGACGACCAGGGCCTGTTcgaggacgacaacgacgcggcgccgagcaccgAGCCtgctggggccgccgcctccaaggAGCTAGCCGGGAGCGCGAAGCTGCCGGCCAGGTTCCAGCTGCAGTCGATTTCCTGCCACAAGGGAACCAGCATCCACGCAGGGTGAGTAAAGGCCATACACACCATCGTCATGTGTCTTTTTATTTTGTTCAATTTGCTTTTCtccttttctttctttcctttctttCGTGCGCTAACTGCGTGTCGTAGCCACTACGTGGCCTTTGTCCGCAAGCagctcaacggcaacggcgagggcgagggcgagggcgagaagtGGGTGCTGTTCAACGACGAAaaggtggtggaggcgcaCGACGTGGACGAGATGCGCAAGTTTGCGTACGTCTACTTCTTCAAGCGGACCTAGGACTAGCAGCGAGGCTCTTTATCCCATCATGGACAACGAAGCACGGCACGGTTCGTTCGTTCAAACCGGCGTTGAGAGAGGCATTTGAGGTGATGCATGGCGGTGTGAGGGGTGCAGAGACGGTGTTGTTGGGCGATAGATGATAGAACATGAACGAGGGCGTGTGGGGTTGTTTTGTCACAGTTGGCCGACGCAGAGACCGACGGTCAGACATGGAGTATCAAGGTAGGCAACGGAACCAATCCAAGTCAGTCAGTATGCGTGGATGTGCCGTATCAAGAAGTGAGGCCCCGTGTGCCAAAGGAGATTTGATATGCCGAGAAGATTTCATCCGCCAAAACGCCTTCCAGGTAGTCCCATCTACCGCCCGCCCCATACGTGCCATGGTCCCAACGCTGTCCCGCCGGTCAATACCCTCCCCACGAACTGTCCACCCTACCTACCCCCTCGCatcacgccgccggcggtcaCGAGTCGCCTAGGCGATAGCTCACGATGGTGTCGACGCGGTGGTTCGCGGTGCTGAAGCCGCGGAGCTGGACGTGCTCGCCGTTTGCAATCTCCTTTGCGTCCGAGTCGCCCCACTCGACGGGCACGTCcgagtcggcgtcggcgtagACGAGCACGTTGAAGGTGCAGTCGCCGCTGAGCTGGGGCAGGAAGGTGACGGAGGCGGTGATTTGGcggaagatggcggcgattTCGGCCTggatctcggcctcggtctTGTTGTCaggtggcgccgctgccgacgtcCCCGCCGCGGAGGACGAGTTCTCTTGGTCTTGttgtgcggcggcggcgacggcggagggtTTGGGCGCGGACTTGGACGATTTGGACTTTGGGGGCGGTTGGGAGATTTGGACCTGGAGAGTGAGATGTCAGTAGAGagtggcgaggaggaggaagagagggaCATGTACATCAAACTGCCAccgctcgacgtgctcgcccGTGTCCTTGTCGGTGATtacgatgacgagcttggAGATCTTGCCGCCGACCATCCACTTGTCGAGCTGGGACATGATCTTCTTGATGTACGCCTTGACCTGATCGTCGGCGGAGACtatgggcgggcgggtagTTGGTTagctgcggcggcctggcgcgaCGTGGATGGCAGGAGTTGGGGGGGACGGCAGTACCAAGCATGTTGAGGCCATATTTCTTGACGCTGTACGAGTCCAATCAGCGGCCGGACGCGGGGGAGATACTGGATAGAGATGGGGGGTTGAAGCGCACGCTGTAAAGTCCTCGGCTGGGTATACACCGCGCTGGAAGCTGTCATGGGGATTTCGATTTGTTAGtgggcttcggcggcggacgacgacgtcgcgaCGGAGGGGCGGGTTTGTATCGCGTACAGGATGGTATGGATGGAGTATTGGAACTGGCAGCGCAAGCGCAGTGTCAGCGAatttgtcgtcgtcgtcgtcgtggctagaggggaggggcaaaaagagaggagagagacgTACAaactcggcgacgaggcgcgagCTGCCCTTGAGGGAGAGCTTGTGCACCTTGGACTTATCCTTGTCCTTATCCttggtggaggaggacgacgcctcTTTGGATGACATGGCTGGATGGCGGACGGATGGGTGTTGCGGGATTCGATtcggctcggcggcgggagttGTGGCGGAGGATGGATTCTGGGTGATCGAAGGCTGGGATGCGAAAAGAGGTGACGCTTCTTTTTTTTGTTTACTTGGGGATGGAGATGgtcgatggatggatggatggattgaCGTGGTGGTTGCGGGGTGCTGGCGAATTGGCGGCGCAGGGTCCACTGTGTTGCGACCCACTGGAGCTGCGGCCAGGGGCTGTGGCGGGGTTCGGATTCAGGCACCTACCACGCAAGCCACAGCGGAAAGCTAAGGTTCCATGACAGGAGCTCCGGGCCACCTGACCCGCAACTCACACCATCCAccttcatcaccaccagcttcatcgccgccgccctcga
Above is a genomic segment from Purpureocillium takamizusanense chromosome 2, complete sequence containing:
- the MAD2 gene encoding Mitotic spindle checkpoint component mad2 (BUSCO:EOG09264BJC~EggNog:ENOG503NXDB~COG:D~COG:Z), whose amino-acid sequence is MSSKEASSSSTKDKDKDKSKVHKLSLKGSSRLVAEFFQYSIHTILFQRGVYPAEDFTAVKKYGLNMLVSADDQVKAYIKKIMSQLDKWMVGGKISKLVIVITDKDTGEHVERWQFDVQISQPPPKSKSSKSAPKPSAVAAAAQQDQENSSSAAGTSAAAPPDNKTEAEIQAEIAAIFRQITASVTFLPQLSGDCTFNVLVYADADSDVPVEWGDSDAKEIANGEHVQLRGFSTANHRVDTIVSYRLGDS
- a CDS encoding Torulene dioxygenase (EggNog:ENOG503NYJJ~COG:Q); this translates as MALNESGVIRRPIDTEAQDSKQQRQNFETALYKEWPNHAGFEHLDEHRGPVKLLVKGNIPSFAAGSLYRTGPGQSAVEDTARGTHYVSHWFDGFAHTHKFDILAPEEDGGDTTVIYSSRRQSEEHVAAIKKIGWRHSTSFGQRADPCVGRFAKFMSFFKPHHENNSVVVLTNVPGLPDKRPENTTTGHRTGTRNVYLSTDNDALQEIDPDALEPLGYTKQVALHPDLKGPLSCAHAQRDPETGDYFNFNIEVGRKTTYRVFRVNAAVGTTDILAAITEPDLAPAYIHSFFLTENYVVLCVPSSHYGWSGLKILWENNLLDALKPFDKSRRCKWFVVDRRHDKGVVARFSTPAGFFFHSINAFEKCEKDETGQERTVLNMDLTMYETTDIMLGLYYDVILDRKDAAKAYWEKWGHQNLATRHARVRFPMPTCPQTEHEGAAAEGEEVLSIPSPHSGELSTIHPGKAGKPYRYVYGAGSRGLSTFMDSIVKTDLKTREAVLWSGPPAHSPCEPIFVPRPGGASEDDGVVLTVVLDGTAQRSYLLCLDAATMEEVGRAEADFAIGIGFHGHHASAL
- the ubp14 gene encoding Ubiquitinyl hydrolase 1 (COG:O~EggNog:ENOG503NX3U~MEROPS:MER0005430), which translates into the protein MSCPHLESAGLAPPTPAQSVYREDCTQCFDSIDDPNGLDVCLQCFNGGCSGDRLHARLHKTLWGHPLALNIRRTRKTVVRDEPPPKMSKLAIAAETEADRYDTALAAKCLECNTELDIASPKLAPIVDGIMKANTFSRKEEVKAWEQELTSCEHILLLQQHEPRRIEQGDLGHCSKCDLKENLWLCLECGNLGCGRKQMGGVDGNSHALSHSDESGHGVAVKLGSITPEGTADIYCYKCDEERVDDNLGLHLAHWGIMLAERQKTEMSLTEMQIEQNLKWDFSMTTEDGKDLKPLCGPGLTGLKNLGNSCYLASMVQCLFDMPSFRERYYRPADQLPVVQEPAADLETQLRKMADGLCSGRYAKPDDSVIAESEVRYQKGLTPAMLKHLIGRGHDEFSTMRQQDALEFLQHLFKLITRSKHDEGLGDPTTPFRFVLEQRLQCLGCRKVKYSTTEQDNVFIDVPLEKLPKAEGAEDLGDKYKAVTLKECLDTFTGAEKVELTCSACGNKDGFTKQSLFKTFPEVLVLNARKMTVVNWVPIKVDVPVIVPDEPFLLDSYQSKGLQPSEELLPDEPEAQAPAFVPEPTALAQLEGMGFPRNRCEKALHATGNSDANAAMEWLFGHMEDPDIDAPLDLGQGGGPAAGVADPEKIEMLGAMGFGAPQAKKALKETGGDVERAVEWLFSHPDDQGLFEDDNDAAPSTEPAGAAASKELAGSAKLPARFQLQSISCHKGTSIHAGHYVAFVRKQLNGNGEGEGEGEKWVLFNDEKVVEAHDVDEMRKFAYVYFFKRT
- the ubp14 gene encoding Ubiquitinyl hydrolase 1 (COG:O~EggNog:ENOG503NX3U~MEROPS:MER0005430) codes for the protein MSKLAIAAETEADRYDTALAAKCLECNTELDIASPKLAPIVDGIMKANTFSRKEEVKAWEQELTSCEHILLLQQHEPRRIEQGDLGHCSKCDLKENLWLCLECGNLGCGRKQMGGVDGNSHALSHSDESGHGVAVKLGSITPEGTADIYCYKCDEERVDDNLGLHLAHWGIMLAERQKTEMSLTEMQIEQNLKWDFSMTTEDGKDLKPLCGPGLTGLKNLGNSCYLASMVQCLFDMPSFRERYYRPADQLPVVQEPAADLETQLRKMADGLCSGRYAKPDDSVIAESEVRYQKGLTPAMLKHLIGRGHDEFSTMRQQDALEFLQHLFKLITRSKHDEGLGDPTTPFRFVLEQRLQCLGCRKVKYSTTEQDNVFIDVPLEKLPKAEGAEDLGDKYKAVTLKECLDTFTGAEKVELTCSACGNKDGFTKQSLFKTFPEVLVLNARKMTVVNWVPIKVDVPVIVPDEPFLLDSYQSKGLQPSEELLPDEPEAQAPAFVPEPTALAQLEGMGFPRNRCEKALHATGNSDANAAMEWLFGHMEDPDIDAPLDLGQGGGPAAGVADPEKIEMLGAMGFGAPQAKKALKETGGDVERAVEWLFSHPDDQGLFEDDNDAAPSTEPAGAAASKELAGSAKLPARFQLQSISCHKGTSIHAGHYVAFVRKQLNGNGEGEGEGEKWVLFNDEKVVEAHDVDEMRKFAYVYFFKRT